The Nomascus leucogenys isolate Asia chromosome 4, Asia_NLE_v1, whole genome shotgun sequence genome includes the window ATTAGTTAGGGCCAAGCTAGGCTATGCTGCCATAATAACAAAACACAACTAATGCAGTCGTTTGACACAATAAAATCTTACCACTCATGCTGTCTGATGGGGTTGAGCAGCTTTCTTCCATCTTGTATTAATAGCTATGCTATCTGGATCACTGGCTTCCACAGTTGTGGGAAGTGTGGAGGAGGCATACCAACTGTTTTTCTTGGAGGGAAGTAATATGACCCCAACCTAAATGCATGCGAGGCCAGGAAAACAATGTAGTTTAGTTGTGTTTTCAGGGGGAGAAAAAGCTATGGTATGCACGTAGCTTTGCCTCTGCCACACTCAGAACGCAAAATAAAAGTAGAGAACAGTATCATTTCCCCCTAACAGAATGGCAGATATCCCAAAATTTGATTACATACATTAAAGAGGGTGTGGATAAACAAGTCCTCTCCTACTTTGCTGGTGGTAATGAAAATTGGTTCAACTtttatggaagacaatttggcaatatctataaaaaattacatacatacaatttttaactCTGCCATTCTAAGAATTTATTCTACAGATGAATAAAGATGTAtgcacacatttttcttttttgtaatagcAACAGATTGGAAGAAATTTAAATGTCCATCAGGAGGGTCCACATCCAATGAATCATGGTACATCCACATGATGGGATACCATGCAGTTATACCAAAAGAATGAAGTTCCGgccgggcacggttgctcatgcctgtaatcccagtactttgggaggctgagatgggcggatcacctgaggtcaggagtttgagaccagcttggccaaaatggtgaaaccctgtctctactgaaaatacaaaaatagatggatgtagtggcaggcacctgtaatccaagctactcgggaggctgaggcaggagaacgcatgaacgtgggaggcagaagttgctgcAAGCCAAGATTGTGTTATTGTACTCCAATccgggctacaagagcaaaactacatatcaaaaaaaaaaaaaaaaaaaattcctcatgaGCTGATAAAGAATAAGCTCTGAGATACATaactaaacaaaaaaatcaacaatgtgTATCATATCCTActacttggggaaaaaaaggaaaaaatacatatgtaggccgggcacagtggctcacacctgtaatcccagctctttgggaagcagagatgggaagattgcttgagcccaggactttgagaccagcctgagcaacatactgaaaccctgtctctacaaaaaaatacaaaaattagcctggcatggtggtgtgcacctgtggttccagctacttgagaggctgaggtgggaggattgcttgagcctaggaggtcgaggctacagtaagTTGTgaacatgccactacactccagcctgtgcaacagtgagaccccgtctcaaaataaaaaaatattgttaaactGATCACATTGCCTCCAGGGAGGGGAACTAGGAGGCAGAAGGGTTTGTACTGTAGAGCCTATacttatcttttgaatttttaactttaatgtatTATCTATCAAAAACTTtaagttggccgggtgcagtggctgacacctgtaatcccggcactttaggaggccaaggggggaggatcacctgaggtctggccaacatggtgaaaccctgtctctactaaaaatacaaaaattagctgggcgtggtggtgcgtgcctgtagtcccagctactcggcaggctgaggcaggagaatcgcttgaacccgggttgcagtgagctgagatcgtgccactgcactccagccttgcaacacagtgagactccatctcaaaaaaaaatcaaaccaaaacaaataaacttTAAGTGTATAGGATTTGAATTCAGACTGTCACTgtatgactttgagcaagttgcttCATCTTTGTGTTTCCTCATTGGCAAAAAAGAATTAATACTAGTAACTGCACCTTTTGGGATTACAAGAAaccaattgtttttttttttttttgagacaagttctggcTCTTatcacccaagatggagtgcagtggtgtaatttcgagactacaggcgtgcaacaccatgcccagctaatttattttttgtgagatgggctctcactacattgctcaggctgctctctaactcatgagctcaagcccACCTTGGtttccaaaagtgttgggattgcaggcatgagccactgcacccagtcaattGTTGTTATTACTAAAGTAAAtttgggcctggtgtggtggctcatgcctgtaattccagcactttgggaggccaaggcaggattgcttgaggccagtagttcaagaccaacctgggtaacagagtgagatcctgtctgcacaaaaaataaaaattgggctgggtgtggtggctcacgcctgtaatcccagcactttgggaggccagggcagctggatcacttgacgtcaggagttcgagaccagcctggccaacatagtgaaaccccgtctctactaaaaatacaaaagttagctgggcgtggcagtgtgtgcctgtagtcctggctatttgggaggctgatgcaggagaattgctcaaacccgggaaacagaggttgcagtgagccgtgattgccccactgcactcctgcctgggtgagagtgagactccatctgaaaaaaagcaaaaaacaaaaactgaataaTCAATGTTGCTGTGTGAATTACATGCCAATATAGAAATAGTAAAGCAAATGGGAACAGCTTGTTGGGTAGTCAGGGTATAGCTGATAAAGTGACCCTTAATATTGGAGTAAAGCTTTCCTACCATAAAGGCATTAGGAAGTGTTTGGTGTATTTGAAGAACAGCAAGGAGCCTGGGGTGAGGACTGCAGTAGGACATGAGGTCACACGTAAAGTGGGAAGATCATGAAAGCTATCAGGAGgacttttgatttttttgcacAGGAGTGCCATAATCAATTTAATAGGACCCCTTGGGCTACTGTGTGGAGATAAAACTGTAGAGTAGCAAGGACAGGAACAaggttttcttgtagagacaatGCTGACCTTTGGCCCGaaccctttctctcctctccaaaTTAGCCatgtttaagtttttttgttgttgtttttaaatagaggtctcactatgctgcccaggctggcctcaacaAATCCTCCAGCTTGTCTCCCAAAGTGACAggtttacaggcctgagccaccacacccagctgaacaGTTTTAGATAAAAACCTAATTCATGCAATGATCAGAGAACTGAGAGAGTAGAAGTACATTTTATGCTATctcaaattatattatttctataatcACATTTTGATGCCTTTTTGCTAGTTAGGGTATTTGGTTTGCTTTAAAGTACATTAGCACTGTGAgatgacaaaaaataacagaaggtCCATTGGTTTTAGTTTAATAGACATTTATTCCTTTAGTTGAACAACCTCTACACAATTAAAATGTATGACttaagatcttttctttttttgtgaagaaATTTAGGTCTCAAGAACTTTTATGAACTTGCTATGAGTACTTCCTGGAAATCAATTAACTGAGCCTTTTGAAACCCCTAGAGAAGATAGGAGAAAATTGGTTCAGAACGAGCATTTAAATTAAGTCAGCAAAGTCAGAATTTAAAATTGGGCAATTCCTTGTCTACATTTTCTTTACACTCAAATTCATCCTGGAAAACAGTAGTCTAGTCTCCTGGAAGACATGATGCAAACAGAAATGCAATGTTGTGGTATACTCAAAGTGGGTGCATAAGTGACGGTCCAACTTTGTGGAATGGTAAGGATTTTTAGGGTAGTTTGGCCAGGAACGAGAGAAATAACCGCAGAAAACATATATGGTTGGAAACCATGCGCTTGTGACTTTTTCTGTAGCCTATGAGAGTGGACAGAGTGGGTAACCCAAGATGTTTTTAAGACTGACTGGACTAGCgatagagcgagattctgtctcaaaaaaaaagactgcctgGACTAAGAATGAGGTACTTATAGCCAACTACCTTCCCCCTAATGTGACTGAAGGGATTCATAATGATCACAATTAGCATTACTGTTATTTTAGGGTTGACGTCTAAGCTCACACTTGAAAGGTATTTATCTAATGGCCACTGGCTCACCAGCTTCCCACCCTAGCATTCATTGCTAGCTTACCAATCTTAAAGCTAATCATTTTATCTCACATTCAACTCCAAAACATACCAGTGTTAATACCATTACCACTAGTCATTGAATAACATGAAGCCATGGCACTGAACCAGGAGCTTTCACCTTTTATGTGAATTTAAAATggtactgtggaggctgaggcaatttTCTTCAGGCTAACCCAGATTTTCTAAAGCCCAATTTAAAAAGTCTACACCTGCCAAACTAAAAACACGCAGCCACTTGAAAATAAACCAGCAGAGCATTGCCATCACCCTGATAAAGCTGCAGGTTTCATCACATGCACCAGACAGATCTACATGGCTAGTTTCAGTTCTcttcttttaaagaatttattaagCCTATTATACCACACAGTATGTTTTATACACTGACATACAACTCCCTAATAAgataaagcaaagacaaaaaagcTTATCTTATTAGAAACAAGATACACCACCACTTATTGTCTTCAAACATTATTGCACTTTAACTTTCTTAATTtgacaaagcattcaagaaacaTCTGCAGACTAGTTTTAACAGACAAATAACACCTGTAAGCAGACATGACTGTCCTAAATTGTTTATTAGGTGTGAATTTTACAAACTTTACTTATATTAGCGGTAACGGTGGAGCTGGAGAGTATTGCGCCTTCTCCAAGCTGCCCGGCGAGAACCACCAATAGTGTGGTGGAACTTATGGCCCTTTCCAAGGCCACGGCTCTTTCGGCCTGCAGATGTCAGCCCACGCATCTCCCTGTGCTTGTGGACTGGTTTGGTGATCCATTGGGTGTCAGGATTTCTTCTGATAGCTTTATGGAATGGATCAATGAGGATAACCTCAAAAAATTTGTATGTGGAATCTTCACCCACCCAGTAAGAATTCAGGACTCTCAGAGCCCCACAGTGGCGTCCAGCTCGCTCCTAGAATAGGAAAAAAGGCCCAAGGTCAGTCTCCCACATTGCCTATAGCAGCAAGTCAGAAAGAATTTTAATTCTCAACTCTAGTTCACCACCAGACCAGAGTCTTTTACTACTCAAGTATTTACTAAGCATCTCTCCCTAGACTATCACAAGTGTAATGAGATAAAGTAGACTTGCTAAAAcaacacacatagactgaaacaCATCATTCCTTCTTAATACTCCATTCCTGACTAGGGCATGAATATGTTAATATCTGCGTAACAAAATTGAGGGTTTGGGGACCTTACCTTTTTCCAATACAACTGAGACCTCAGCAACgttagctttaaaaatatttagcatgtATTTTAGGCTGTGCAGGCCAATTTGGTCTCTGATGCATATTCTTGCCTCTTTAAAGCTTAGGTTCCACAAGTGCTTCCAgtatatacacatgcatttgTAACAAAGACTTACAAGTCTTTCAAGCAATTACTCTTTACCAAGATTAGTAAAAATCACAAACCCTGTTTTATACAGGAGACAGCTCACCTAAGTACAATCAGAAAAGTTGCTTAAATCTGTCTCATCCACCAGCCCGAGGCAGTATTTAGTATAACTGCTACTGAAAACCATTTACCTCTGCAACGGACTGAAGGCTTCGAGCAAACTTTAGCTGGTTAACACCATGATGGACAGGCTTGCCGTAAGTTGCACCCTTAGGAACTGGGCGTTTTCGGCCACCACGGCGAACACGAATCCTATATATAACGTAacctgcacacaaacacacacaaaattagtgATTTTATAGGAAGCCATAAGGCTTAAGACTCCAATGGCTTGTCACTAATACTCCACCAAAAATACTTCAACAGTAAGTTAATGCTAtctaatggaaaaaataaaacacattccaGTCTTTTTCAGTGTACCTTAGGCTACTCATACAGGGAGGCACACTGTTTACTTTGCTTTAGTCTGAACTCATTCAGATTTGTAACTTTTGACACACTTGCCACTTTAGACAGTGCATACAGTAACTGACCAGTGTTGCTAGCTCTATTCTGCCAAAGCCCTATGCGAAGAAAGACACTGGGGCAGCAGTGTCTTCCTAACAGCTGGTTTCTAACTTTTCTCGAATATAATTTTACCCAAGCATCCACGGAGTCGATCACGTACCTTGCTTGGCCTTGTAGCCCAGTCGGCGCGCTTTATCAGGCCGGGTGGGGCGGGGAGCCCTGTGGAGAGCAGAGAGCTGGCGGTACTGCCAGCAGCGGACCCTCAGAAGAAAGCGCATGACATCAGACTGCTTCTTTCTCCATAGCTCCTGGATGTACTTGTATGCACCCATCTTGGCTTACCTGTGAAATCAAACTGTGTATTAAATATCAACCGTTTGAAGTACAGTAAGACTCTACCCGTCCATCTTAGTTCCCCAACAAGCACAAGGAAACCGCCGGGAATGAAAATGGCTCTGCACCAACGGCCGGGGACAGCTAGCCCAACCCCCATCACTGCGCCCACGGAGCCGCGTTCAGTCACCTCCGCAACCCCAACGCGGAGCGGTGCTCGGCACGATTTGGTGGGGCGAATGAACAGAACCAGAGCTGAGCACCAAGGGGGCGGGTGGCTGCGGCAGGCGGCGTCCCCAAGGGGGACCTGCAAGGAGATGCCGCTGACACCACAGGGAAAGGTACTGCTGCCACCGCCAAGGATTAACTCTCGAGGAAAATGCATCTACTCCACCCAACCAGCAGCCTCGCTTTAGGCTGCCTTGTTCCGGGCGCCCCATTCGTCAGCCCCACGCCTCCTCCAGGATCCGGGCCCAGCTCGAATTCGCGCCGCCATCACATCTTCGCTCAACCCGCCCCGGGGACCGCCTCTCCACCCCTTCGCTGTCCCGCATCCTGACCAAACTGTGGCCGCACAGGAGGGTGACCTATCTCGGAGGACGCAGGGTCCCCGGGCCTGGATGGCTGAAGAGGAAGACGATCAAAGGCGGATGGAAGAGCAAAGATCCTCAACGCAGCCTACCTGATGGCTGCCGCCAGATGGAAAGGAAAGAGCTGTACTCCCACAATGCCTTTTGGGCTCCTCCCCCACCTCAACCAACCTCTTTCCGGTGGAAAGCTGCGGCCTCCCAGAGCGTCATGGGACATGTAGTTCCGGCATCACGCCTGGTGGGCGGAGTTCTGCCGAGTGGGGCGCAGCGGCCCCTATTGTCCCGCCCCTCGCTCCGCAGGATTCGAGCCTGAGCGGCCAGGGCGTCTCGAGGGGTGAGAGAGTTGGCGGCGAAGTCTCGGCCGGTAAGCGAGCGTCGGCGAGTGTCTTGCCGCGAGAGGAGGCAAGTTGGGGTCCAGGCTCCAAAGCCGGTGGCCGCGTACCGCGGTGGAGCCGCTGTCCTTGAGGTCTGAGGAGAGAACAGGTTTGTTTCACGCACCGCGGGCTCTCCACCTGCGGTGTCTGCGTCTCCGCGTCTCCGCGCTGCGCTGCGCTGTCTCTCTCTGGCCACCTGACGACTGGCGCAGAAATCTGGGCCCCAGCGCTGCGCTGAGAGATCCCCTGACGCTTCCCCAGCCCCCCAGGGAGGCCTTCGCGGAGTCGGGGCGTCGCGGGTCGGGGCGCTCGCTGTGTCCCTTCAGCTCCAGACTGCGTGAAGCTCCTCCAGCAGGCCCCAGCGCCCAGGGATTTTGTCCTAAAAAAGGGTCATGGAGTGGGTGGATTGCGGGCGGCTCGGCGATTTTTCTGCATACGGATTTCGTCCCAAATTTGCTAACATGAGAACCAGagtttttcagaaaagcaaaatgtttATTTGCCAAGACCTGTTTGGCAGGTGTGAATGTTTTGGGGAAGAAATGCCGAGAAAATGCTGGCATTTTGCGTtgcggggtttttttttttttaattgagaaatagGTTACTGGCTTATTTTGTttctccagaatattttcatttggcTTTAATTTAAGTCATGTGGCTTTAATTTCCTTCCAGATTATGCGTTCAGATGTGGCAAAGGCTTAAGAGAATCATTATCTCTTAATCGTAGcggttttatcttttttcctacatcatatttttctttctttttttttaaatcacagcttTACGTTTTTAAGGGTCTCCATCTggttcattcattgattcaacaaatatttattaagggtctaatatgtgccaggcatagtTGCTGGGGATGCAGCAGCAAACAACGCAGAATTTTTGGCCTTCTTGGAAACAGGCAGTAAGCAGAAGTAAGCTGTGTATTGGGTTTGGTGGTAAATGCTAAGGAAAAAAGATAAGGGGAGGGAAGTGATGAGGGAGTGTTAGCGGGTGAGGGTTGCAATTTGGGATGGAATGTCCAGGTTAAGTCTTTTACAGAAGG containing:
- the RPL15 gene encoding 60S ribosomal protein L15 isoform X2, producing MGAYKYIQELWRKKQSDVMRFLLRVRCWQYRQLSALHRAPRPTRPDKARRLGYKAKQGYVIYRIRVRRGGRKRPVPKGATYGKPVHHGVNQLKFARSLQSVAEERAGRHCGALRVLNSYWMESHSHPGRSAVGQSRLTATSVSRV
- the RPL15 gene encoding 60S ribosomal protein L15 isoform X1 codes for the protein MGAYKYIQELWRKKQSDVMRFLLRVRCWQYRQLSALHRAPRPTRPDKARRLGYKAKQGYVIYRIRVRRGGRKRPVPKGATYGKPVHHGVNQLKFARSLQSVAEERAGRHCGALRVLNSYWVGEDSTYKFFEVILIDPFHKAIRRNPDTQWITKPVHKHREMRGLTSAGRKSRGLGKGHKFHHTIGGSRRAAWRRRNTLQLHRYR